Below is a window of Salvelinus alpinus chromosome 5, SLU_Salpinus.1, whole genome shotgun sequence DNA.
GAGCAGGTGATCGAACTGGCTTCGGTCCAGACGAAAGTAACTTCGAGATTCTAATCCAAACAGTTGAAGTTCTTGAATGAGATGGTGGTACTCCCCTCCATGCTTTCGGGACCCACACAGGCCTGCGCTTTCGGCAGGGCTGGTCCCTTACACCCGCCCGACAGCGCGATCAAGACCACCTTCCTCACCGTTTGGTCTCATTGTTGAAAGAGCCTACTCTCTGCTATCTTGACTAATTATTGCATTTCGCTCCAAAACTAAGCATTTTGGAGGGAAATTACATTATAGGCTCGCACAATTAATTTTTAGATGTCATCGAATAAATATGTATGCTACTTGGCAAATGAATAAAATATGTAAAGAAATTATGCAATCAAACTGTTTTTCTTATTATGGAATCCCAATTCTTTTTTACTGGATGTGTGCAACAAAAATTCAACATTCTACTACTTTCTGTCAAGTCTAcgcatacaatttgatgcatacaTTCGATTTACCACACATAACGCACTagaactgcctctgcaacgcaatgccgCAAGGCAAACGCTGCGATCCATTGAAAATGAATGGACTTCTGGTGTGCCAAAACGCAGGTCACAATCAGTGTGTTCGAAGCGTATTGTTTGAAAGCTGACCGTTTGCCaagaaccaaacggaagcaatCAAGGCGAACGAAAATGTCCctaactgaatttgtccaatagaaacggtCGTTTGCATTTTCTGTTTGGAGTAAACGgtttgttgcaaaacgttttgaaaCATAATCTGCCTAATGATCACACCCCAAAGTAACGAATGCGAAAGTTTTAATGATTGCTTTTTTATTCTGACTACTGTGATTAGCTGGGTTGATTGTGAAAACTGGGGGCAGCATGAGGCATTAGATTAGTGTCTACAAACTATAGTGCTTGTTGTATTGGTTGTGTCTTTCAGTATTCTCTGATGGAAGCAGAGGGACTCCTAATCTCAGGACCTCAGGGTGTCCTTTCTCATCCAAAGGCCCTTACAAATGCCAGACCAGACTActgaataaatcaaatcaattttattGCAGTAATATTTTCGACAaatataaacaaacaaaacaaaagacGAAGCCATAttcaaacaaaaacaacacatttaCACCAGGTTACATGGTCTTGTCCTGGCTGTGTTTGAATTAGTGTCTACAAGTAATAAATAAACAGCTGTTAATAGATATTCAATCAAATATACAACATCAGCCCACATTATGATTTGGGCTGATCATTCTCAGTATAGGCTGATCATTTTCTCCTCGGTTTGGGAATGACGTAGTTACCATTTGTTGCCACAGGAATGAGGAGCTTCCGGGATTCCATTGGGAGATATTTCTCAATCAACACATTCACTGGCATGCTGTCAGTCACAAACCCCTGTCTGGAGAGAAAAACAGATTTAGAGAAAGacgaatgcacgcacacacatgacaATGAGATTATAGTACATACTGTACACTTAAACACCTGACGAACCACAGCTATAAACAAACCTCCGCATCAGCAGCTCTACGTCCTCCACCTCAATGGTCTTCCTCTTGGCGTGAGCAGCAAACATCTCCAAGTCATCAGCTAGTCGGTCAAAGTAGAGCTCCATTCTGGCAAGTAAATGTTACACATGTATTCATCCATCAATACATTATCATTAAGTAAGTCCTCTATTCTGTCACTAATACATATAATTTAACATCAACGATAAAAGAACAGTTGCATTCTGATGTTTTCCTATCTTTAAACAGATTGGTACATCACTAAATCACTTAATGTGCAGGTTAATGAACATAAGCACTTTTCCCTAAAATGGATTTAGATTCTTACATCTCCTTTAGGACAGGGTAGACATCTGTAGACACCTTGGTCTTGGCGAAGTGTTTGAACACGCTCATGATGTAGCTCTTAGAGAGACCAGTATCCTTCTTGGCTGATCCAGCCCGCTTTCCCCTCACCGCTTTGGGCTTCACCGCAGCTGCAGCACCAGACAAAACACTGAGGCCCCAAAAGACAACAGATTAGGTCACAAGCTTGCACACAAACTAGCACACGTATAAACACACAATACTACTACTAAAATgactgcatgtgtttgtgtgtgacttgCCTTGGTTGAAGGTCTTTGAGAATAGTGGGTGTGGCCAGGGGGTCAATTGGCAGAGCATTCCTCTTCTTTCTGACAAACGCAGGTGTCTTCATGGACAGCTCTGTAGGAAAGAAGGGGTTAGTCATCACAGCAtatacgcacgcgcacacacacctgAATACAGATTTTGTAGATCTAACCTTCACTCTGGATACCATCCCCCTCTTCCACATCATCCCAGTCCTCCTCATGGTCAGCTGGGCTCTGGGCAGTGATGGGGTGCAGGGATGAGACGCTACTGTGAGGGGCGTTGTTCTCAGGTTCAAAGGTCATCTCTAAAGGAGGCATGGAGTTCTCCATCTCCTCATTTCCAAGGCTGGTGCCTGTTCTACTCAAACCTTCCAGCTCCTGTTCATCTTCCTGGGGCAACGGGGAGGGAGGGGCGCTGCCAAGGGTTACTGTGCGGGTGTGGGCGCTCTCACTAGCTCCCACCTCCGGCCCGCTGTGCCACTCACCAGCAGTGTCCCCCTCTGACCTTCTGCCAGCCCAccctacaaaacacacacaaagacatcaATAAAACAGTCTCACAAATACTAAATTAAATAATAGAACAGAAAATAGAATAGACCACTAAGATTATTTTTCAAACTTAAAGACTGAACAGTCTTGTTGACAAGCAGTATTTGAGCCAAGTGGAATACTGTCCACATCGGCCAATGTCACATCTTTCATTATCACATCATGCTCTCATTACCAACCTGACTCACAAGTCTCTGTAGGATGGAGCTCTGCTCCCATGCTCTTGTAGCCCCTCCCTCCTTCAATCACTCCTGCAACCTCGACACCACCCTCTGAGCAATAAGCTCTCCGACTGATGTGCATCACATTGTGTGCTAAACTCTGTGATGTCAAGCCTTTTTCCTGCCCTTCTTCCACTAACTGTCCCCCTTCATCTGCTAGATCTTCTGTCTGAGATTcagtcatctcctcctcctctccttctgtcgGAGACTCGGCTACCTCTCCTTCTGTCGGAGACTCGGCTACCTCTCCTTCTGTCGGAGACTCGGCTACCTCTCCTTCTGTCGGAGACTCGGCTACCTCTTCTTCTGTCGGAGATTTAGCCAGCTCCTCATCTTCTCCTGTCCGGGAGTCAGCTACCTCTTCTACTTCTTTTGTCTGGGAGTCAGCTACCTCTTCGGTCTGTGATTTGGACTCCTCCTGTCTCACCGAGGCCCCTCTCTGCCCAGCAACAACAGCCAAATCCTCTCCATCTTTGTTGTCTATTTCCATCTTGTCCTCCTTTTGTTCCCCTACCTCCTCCATAtctttctcctcctcatccttcaTTCCTCCCATTTCTCGCTGGATCTGTGTTCCTGTGATGGTGTCTTTGTCCTGGGTGGCGATAATGAAGGTTGTTGCTGTGTCATCAGGCGGGGCGTAGAGCGCTGTGTTGCTGGTGATGATGTCATGGGTGATGTCAGGAGCGGTGAGGTCACTCAGTCCCAAGGTGAACCCCTCAGAACGAACGGTCTCACTGAGACCCTGCTGAACCTCCCTAACACTCAGCTCTGAAaaacagggagagggaggtgggaagAGAAAAAGAGGTGGAAGTACTAGGTTTAAGTTCGACTCTTCACACAAAATGTAGTCTTACATAAGAGTCTCAATCTCATATTGTTCCAGATCATTTAAGTACATATCAAACAatataatacactgaacaaaagacAAGCAGAGATATAAGGGGGAAGAAATTAGATAGGATGCAGAGGAAAGCGCTTACCAGGGTCTCCACCCATCGCCGCCTGTCGATTCCGTAGGGCCTCGTCAAACTCCTCAAGGCAAATTTTTTTACGATTTGCTACCTTCCTTTGAAATCCCCTTTTCTCAGTCCGAATGTCCACAAAGGGTGTTTTCAGAGAGAAGGTGATAGAGCTAGAAAATATGAGAAAACAGCCTCATTTACATTTCTGACATTCACTACTGAAATTCAATGAGAGAGCAGAAATGTTTCCAATTTGCAGCTCTTTACCTTGGAGAGGCAGAAGACAGGGATGAGAGGTCTTTTTCTGTTGCACTGCCACCTTTACCCTCTCCATCTGCAAACAAGGAATCCACAAACATAAAATTCTATCAGAAAATGAATACATCCATCATCAGACTCCTAACCTACAgtctccgagacagcttctacccccaagtcataatactgctaaatatccataagactactaaatagttaATTAATGGTTacacggactatctgcattgatcctttcttgcactgactctatgcactcACAATActatatacacagacacacacacattcactaaatacgcgcgcacacacacatcatatgttactcttattattatctattatgatgcctagtcacttaccctgcctacatgtacatacagtatctacttcAAAttcctcatacccctgcacattgatctggtactggtactccctgtatatagctccattcttgtgtattttattcctcgtgttactatttattttttattttttttaaactctgcatcgttgggaagggcttgtaagcaaaCATTtaatggtaaagtctacacccgttgtat
It encodes the following:
- the LOC139576100 gene encoding centromere protein T-like isoform X1, which codes for MDSVDENVSARILLQNVIQTESSRSPITHSASQAQFQSPGSRVRHSIRLRRSDVGALTPQEALKQSIKKKLCESTSRSSLPEPSSKRRTVSEGVRKINTLAPATASLLYDVDITPRYLLRGMLQTELETSLLVQDRPVRKEPELPSTNSSLHSNRPSTGLSELDLPDMTTTVNLSNTVKGLSRKRPRRSLNITAFNRQLEHEDGEGKGGSATEKDLSSLSSASPSSITFSLKTPFVDIRTEKRGFQRKVANRKKICLEEFDEALRNRQAAMGGDPELSVREVQQGLSETVRSEGFTLGLSDLTAPDITHDIITSNTALYAPPDDTATTFIIATQDKDTITGTQIQREMGGMKDEEEKDMEEVGEQKEDKMEIDNKDGEDLAVVAGQRGASVRQEESKSQTEEVADSQTKEVEEVADSRTGEDEELAKSPTEEEVAESPTEGEVAESPTEGEVAESPTEGEVAESPTEGEEEEMTESQTEDLADEGGQLVEEGQEKGLTSQSLAHNVMHISRRAYCSEGGVEVAGVIEGGRGYKSMGAELHPTETCESGWAGRRSEGDTAGEWHSGPEVGASESAHTRTVTLGSAPPSPLPQEDEQELEGLSRTGTSLGNEEMENSMPPLEMTFEPENNAPHSSVSSLHPITAQSPADHEEDWDDVEEGDGIQSEELSMKTPAFVRKKRNALPIDPLATPTILKDLQPSVLSGAAAAVKPKAVRGKRAGSAKKDTGLSKSYIMSVFKHFAKTKVSTDVYPVLKEIMELYFDRLADDLEMFAAHAKRKTIEVEDVELLMRRQGFVTDSMPVNVLIEKYLPMESRKLLIPVATNGNYVIPKPRRK
- the LOC139576100 gene encoding centromere protein T-like isoform X3, coding for MDSVDENVSARILLQNVIQTESSRSPITHSASQAQFQSPGSRVRHSIRLRRSDVGALTPQEALKQSIKKKLCESTSRSSLPEPSSKRRTVSEGVRKINTLAPATASLLYDVDITPRYLLRGMLQTELETSLLVQDRPVRKEPELPSTNSSLHSNRPSTGLSELDLPDMTTTVNLSNTVKGLSRKRPRRSLNITAFNRQLEHEDGEGKGGSATEKDLSSLSSASPSSITFSLKTPFVDIRTEKRGFQRKVANRKKICLEEFDEALRNRQAAMGGDPELSVREVQQGLSETVRSEGFTLGLSDLTAPDITHDIITSNTALYAPPDDTATTFIIATQDKDTITGTQIQREMGGMKDEEEKDMEEVGEQKEDKMEIDNKDGEDLAVVAGQRGASVRQEESKSQTEEVADSQTKEVEEVADSRTGEDEELAKSPTEEEVAESPTEGEVAESPTEGEVAESPTEGEVAESPTEGEEEEMTESQTEDLADEGGQLVEEGQEKGLTSQSLAHNVMHISRRAYCSEGGVEVAGVIEGGRGYKSMGAELHPTETCESAAVKPKAVRGKRAGSAKKDTGLSKSYIMSVFKHFAKTKVSTDVYPVLKEIMELYFDRLADDLEMFAAHAKRKTIEVEDVELLMRRQGFVTDSMPVNVLIEKYLPMESRKLLIPVATNGNYVIPKPRRK
- the LOC139576100 gene encoding centromere protein T-like isoform X4 is translated as MDSVDENVSARILLQNVIQTESSRSPITHSASQAQFQSPGSRVRHSIRLRRSDVGALTPQEALKQSIKKKLCESTSRSSLPEPSSKRRTVSEGVRKINTLAPATASLLYDVDITPRYLLRGMLQTELETSLLVQDRPVRKEPELPSTNSSLHSNRPSTGLSELDLPDMTTTVNLSNTVKGLSRKRPRRSLNITAFNRQLEHEDGEGKGGSATEKDLSSLSSASPSSITFSLKTPFVDIRTEKRGFQRKVANRKKICLEEFDEALRNRQAAMGGDPELSVREVQQGLSETVRSEGFTLGLSDLTAPDITHDIITSNTALYAPPDDTATTFIIATQDKDTITGTQIQREMGGMKDEEEKDMEEVGEQKEDKMEIDNKDGEDLAVVAGQRGASVRQEESKSQTEEVADSQTKEVEEVADSRTGEDEELAKSPTEEEVAESPTEGEVAESPTEGEVAESPTEGEVAESPTEGEEEEMTESQTEDLADEGGQLVEEGQEKGLTSQSLAHNVMHISRRAYCSEGGVEVAGVIEGGRGYKSMGAELHPTETSAVKPKAVRGKRAGSAKKDTGLSKSYIMSVFKHFAKTKVSTDVYPVLKEIMELYFDRLADDLEMFAAHAKRKTIEVEDVELLMRRQGFVTDSMPVNVLIEKYLPMESRKLLIPVATNGNYVIPKPRRK
- the LOC139576100 gene encoding centromere protein T-like isoform X2 codes for the protein MDSVDENVSARILLQNVIQTESSRSPITHSASQAQFQSPGSRVRHSIRLRRSDVGALTPQEALKQSIKKKLCESTSRSSLPEPSSKRRTVSEGVRKINTLAPATASLLYDVDITPRYLLRGMLQTELETSLLVQDRPVRKEPELPSTNSSLHSNRPSTGLSELDLPDMTTTVNLSNTVKGLSRKRPRRSLNITAFNRQLEHEDGEGKGGSATEKDLSSLSSASPSSITFSLKTPFVDIRTEKRGFQRKVANRKKICLEEFDEALRNRQAAMGGDPELSVREVQQGLSETVRSEGFTLGLSDLTAPDITHDIITSNTALYAPPDDTATTFIIATQDKDTITGTQIQREMGGMKDEEEKDMEEVGEQKEDKMEIDNKDGEDLAVVAGQRGASVRQEESKSQTEEVADSQTKEVEEVADSRTGEDEELAKSPTEEEVAESPTEGEVAESPTEGEVAESPTEGEVAESPTEGEEEEMTESQTEDLADEGGQLVEEGQEKGLTSQSLAHNVMHISRRAYCSEGGVEVAGVIEGGRGYKSMGAELHPTETWWAGRRSEGDTAGEWHSGPEVGASESAHTRTVTLGSAPPSPLPQEDEQELEGLSRTGTSLGNEEMENSMPPLEMTFEPENNAPHSSVSSLHPITAQSPADHEEDWDDVEEGDGIQSEELSMKTPAFVRKKRNALPIDPLATPTILKDLQPSVLSGAAAAVKPKAVRGKRAGSAKKDTGLSKSYIMSVFKHFAKTKVSTDVYPVLKEIMELYFDRLADDLEMFAAHAKRKTIEVEDVELLMRRQGFVTDSMPVNVLIEKYLPMESRKLLIPVATNGNYVIPKPRRK